TAACACAACAAAACCAATCACCAAAACGAGATCAACACCCAATACCCTACTCACCTCTTCACTACAAAGAGCGATCCCTCGACATCCTTGCGACTCTGCGAAAACAATTCGAAGACGGTAAAAACCCTAATCAGAAGAGCGAACAAAGCGAAGAATAGAATCGGATCGAGAAGAGGATGCATCGATGGATCGATCGATTACCCATTGGTTGAGATCGATGTTGAACTCGTAGAAGGTGACGTGGGCGGCGGTGATGAGGATTTCCTCGACGAAGGGATCGATCCGCTGGAGCACTGTGAGGTTGAGCGCCTTCGTGCTATGCTGGTCCAGGTTCGGCAGCAGCTTCCCGTTCTGCGACATTCCGataccaaaaccctaaccctaacc
The Ananas comosus cultivar F153 unplaced genomic scaffold, ASM154086v1, whole genome shotgun sequence genome window above contains:
- the LOC109704940 gene encoding mRNA-decapping enzyme-like protein, producing the protein MSQNGKLLPNLDQHSTKALNLTVLQRIDPFVEEILITAAHVTFYEFNIDLNQWSRKDVEGSLFVVKRNTQPRFQFIVMNRRNTDNLVEDLLGDFEYEVQVPYLLYRNAAQEVNGIWFYNSQDCEAVANLFSR